From Erwinia pyri, a single genomic window includes:
- the recJ gene encoding single-stranded-DNA-specific exonuclease RecJ — MKSQTELRRRVAVEGAELPDELHPLLRRLYQHRGVLQASELERGAKNLHPFHSLSGIELAAEILQKAIADNLCIMIVGDFDADGATSTALAVLALRSMGGRNVKYLVPNRFDDGYGLSPEVVEQAAARGAQLIVTVDNGISSHAGVALAHEKGIAVVVTDHHLPGETLPDAEAIVNPNLEESAFPSRSLAGVGVAFYLMLALRARLRDSGAEVLPNLAELLDLVALGTVADVVPLDANNRILVWQGLSRIRAGKCRAGIKALLEIANRDPRQLAASDLGFAIGPRLNAAGRLDDMSVGVALLLSEDIAQARMLASELDALNQTRKEIEQGMQREALALCDALERSSEALPLGIAMYHPEWHQGVVGILASRLKERFHRPVIAFAPAGDGTLKGSGRSVSGLHMRDALERLDTLHPGLIIKFGGHAMAAGLSLEEAKFAEFRQHFGDLVGEWLDKEALQGVVWSDGELMAQELTLPTAELLREAGPWGQAFPEPQFDGKFKLIQQRLVGERHLKVMIEPLGGGPLLDGIAFNVDTALWPDPSVKQVELAYKLDINEFRGNRSVQLIIEKLWPL; from the coding sequence GTGAAGAGTCAAACTGAACTCCGCCGTCGTGTGGCGGTGGAAGGGGCCGAGCTCCCCGACGAACTCCATCCGCTGCTGCGTCGTCTTTATCAGCATCGTGGGGTTCTGCAAGCCAGCGAGCTGGAGCGCGGGGCGAAAAACCTGCATCCTTTTCACTCGCTGTCGGGCATTGAGTTAGCGGCTGAGATCCTGCAAAAAGCGATTGCGGATAACCTCTGCATCATGATCGTGGGGGACTTTGACGCCGACGGCGCTACCAGCACCGCGCTGGCCGTGCTTGCGCTGCGCAGCATGGGCGGACGCAACGTCAAATATCTGGTGCCTAACCGCTTTGATGATGGCTATGGCCTGAGTCCTGAAGTGGTTGAGCAGGCTGCCGCCCGAGGCGCGCAGCTGATTGTGACCGTGGATAACGGCATCTCCTCTCATGCTGGCGTGGCGCTGGCGCACGAGAAGGGCATTGCCGTGGTGGTCACCGATCACCACCTTCCCGGCGAAACGCTGCCGGATGCGGAAGCGATCGTAAACCCCAATCTGGAAGAGTCCGCCTTCCCGTCACGCTCGCTGGCGGGCGTGGGCGTGGCATTCTATCTGATGCTGGCGCTGCGTGCGCGGCTGCGTGACAGCGGGGCAGAAGTGTTGCCTAACCTGGCGGAACTGCTGGATCTGGTGGCGCTGGGCACGGTGGCGGACGTGGTGCCGCTGGATGCCAATAACCGCATTCTGGTCTGGCAGGGGCTGAGCCGCATTCGTGCCGGAAAATGCCGGGCTGGCATTAAAGCGCTGCTGGAAATCGCTAACCGCGATCCCCGTCAGCTGGCCGCCAGTGATTTAGGCTTTGCGATTGGCCCACGGCTGAATGCAGCGGGCAGGCTGGACGATATGTCTGTTGGCGTGGCGCTGCTGCTGAGCGAAGATATTGCTCAGGCCCGCATGCTGGCGAGTGAACTGGATGCGCTGAACCAGACCCGTAAAGAGATTGAGCAGGGCATGCAGCGGGAAGCGCTGGCGCTGTGTGACGCGCTGGAGCGCAGCAGCGAAGCGTTGCCGCTGGGGATTGCGATGTACCATCCCGAGTGGCATCAGGGCGTGGTCGGTATCCTTGCTTCCCGCCTGAAAGAGCGTTTTCACCGGCCGGTTATCGCCTTCGCACCGGCGGGCGACGGCACGCTGAAAGGCTCCGGGCGCTCTGTCTCCGGGCTGCATATGCGTGATGCGCTGGAGCGGCTGGATACGCTCCATCCCGGCCTGATTATTAAATTTGGCGGTCACGCCATGGCCGCTGGCCTGTCGCTTGAAGAGGCGAAATTTGCCGAGTTCCGCCAGCACTTCGGCGATCTGGTCGGTGAATGGCTGGACAAAGAAGCGCTGCAGGGCGTGGTTTGGTCAGACGGCGAGCTGATGGCTCAGGAGCTGACCTTGCCAACGGCGGAACTGCTGCGCGAGGCGGGACCGTGGGGCCAGGCTTTCCCGGAACCGCAGTTTGACGGCAAATTTAAGCTTATCCAGCAGCGGCTGGTAGGCGAGCGCCATCTGAAAGTGATGATCGAACCGCTGGGCGGCGGCCCGCTGCTGGATGGCATCGCCTTTAACGTGGATACTGCGCTGTGGCCAGACCCCAGCGTGAAGCAGGTTGAGCTGGCCTATAAGCTCGACATCAATGAGTTTCGCGGCAACCGCAGCGTCCAGCTGATTATTGAAAAGCTCTGGCCACTGTAG
- a CDS encoding cupin domain-containing protein yields the protein MKSTPRPDFIRHWQELEGPDNEHYTGSDELMAIGSPLARSLGLTRLGIHHIRLLPGRRMSYPHAESSEEEFVFVVEGTPDAWINGELHPLKAGDAVGFPSGTGLCHTFINNSSEEARFIVVGEANKAENRIHYPLNPVYEATREDRWVNPPEQQFGDHNGLPDKLNNGDD from the coding sequence ATGAAATCAACACCACGCCCCGACTTTATCCGCCACTGGCAGGAGCTGGAAGGGCCTGACAATGAACACTATACCGGCAGCGATGAACTGATGGCGATTGGTTCGCCGCTTGCCCGCTCGCTGGGGCTGACCCGACTTGGCATTCATCATATCCGACTTTTACCCGGTCGCCGGATGTCCTATCCCCATGCAGAAAGCTCAGAAGAAGAATTTGTATTTGTTGTGGAAGGTACGCCGGATGCATGGATTAACGGTGAACTGCATCCCCTTAAGGCAGGTGATGCCGTGGGCTTCCCGTCAGGCACCGGCCTCTGCCATACCTTTATCAATAACAGCAGTGAAGAAGCACGATTTATCGTGGTAGGGGAGGCGAATAAAGCGGAGAACCGGATCCACTATCCCCTCAACCCTGTTTATGAAGCCACCAGAGAAGATCGTTGGGTAAACCCGCCAGAGCAGCAGTTTGGCGACCACAACGGCCTGCCGGATAAACTCAATAACGGTGATGATTAG
- the lysS gene encoding lysine--tRNA ligase: MSEQQPQSADVALELNNELKARREKLSALRENGVAFPNDFRRDSISEQLHAEFDAKENEELEALGVEVSVAGRMMTRRIMGKASFVTLQDVGGRIQLYVSRDDLAEGIYNEQFKKWDLGDIVGARGKLFKTKTGELSIHCNELRLLTKALRPLPDKFHGLADQETRYRQRYLDLIANEESRKTFKIRSQIMAGIRSFMVGREFMEVETPMMQVIPGGASARPFITHHNALDIDMYLRIAPELYLKRLVVGGFDRVFEINRNFRNEGISPRHNPEFTMMELYMAYADYRDLIELTESLFRTLAQDVLGTTVVPYGEQEFDFGKPFEKLTMTEAILKYRPETNLADLKDFDKAAAIAQSLGIKVEKSWGLGRIVTEIFEETAESHLIQPTFITEYPAEVSPLARRNDENPEITDRFEFFIGGREIGNGFSELNDAQDQAERFLQQVNAKDAGDDEAMFYDEDYVTALEHGLPPTAGLGIGIDRMVMLFTNSHTIRDVILFPALRPTGK; the protein is encoded by the coding sequence ATGTCTGAACAACAACCGCAGAGCGCTGATGTCGCACTTGAGCTGAACAATGAACTGAAAGCGCGTCGCGAGAAGCTCAGCGCGCTGCGTGAAAATGGCGTGGCGTTCCCTAACGATTTCCGTCGTGACAGCATTTCAGAGCAGCTGCACGCTGAGTTTGATGCCAAAGAGAACGAAGAGCTTGAAGCGCTTGGCGTGGAAGTGAGCGTAGCCGGTCGTATGATGACCCGCCGCATTATGGGTAAAGCCTCATTTGTGACCCTGCAGGACGTTGGTGGCCGCATCCAGCTCTACGTTTCCCGCGACGATCTGGCGGAAGGGATCTACAACGAACAGTTCAAAAAGTGGGACCTTGGCGATATCGTCGGTGCCCGCGGCAAACTGTTCAAAACCAAAACCGGCGAGCTCTCTATCCACTGTAACGAGCTGCGCCTGCTGACTAAAGCCCTGCGCCCGCTGCCGGACAAGTTCCACGGTCTGGCGGATCAGGAGACGCGTTACCGTCAGCGTTATCTGGACCTGATCGCTAACGAAGAGTCGCGTAAAACTTTCAAAATCCGCTCACAAATCATGGCGGGTATCCGCAGCTTTATGGTGGGTCGCGAGTTTATGGAAGTGGAAACGCCGATGATGCAGGTGATCCCTGGCGGCGCCTCCGCACGTCCGTTTATCACCCACCATAATGCGCTGGATATCGATATGTACCTGCGCATTGCGCCGGAACTCTATCTGAAGCGTCTGGTGGTGGGCGGTTTCGATCGCGTCTTCGAAATCAACCGTAACTTCCGTAACGAAGGTATTTCGCCGCGTCATAACCCAGAGTTCACCATGATGGAACTCTATATGGCCTATGCGGACTATCGCGATCTGATCGAACTCACCGAAAGCCTGTTCCGTACCCTGGCGCAGGATGTGCTGGGCACCACCGTAGTCCCTTACGGTGAGCAGGAGTTTGATTTCGGCAAGCCGTTTGAAAAGCTGACGATGACCGAGGCAATTCTGAAATACCGCCCGGAAACCAACCTTGCCGATCTCAAAGATTTTGACAAAGCAGCCGCCATTGCGCAGTCGCTGGGTATCAAAGTTGAGAAGAGCTGGGGCCTGGGCCGCATCGTGACGGAAATCTTCGAAGAGACCGCTGAAAGCCATCTGATCCAGCCGACCTTTATCACCGAATACCCGGCTGAAGTCTCTCCGCTGGCGCGTCGTAACGACGAAAATCCGGAAATCACCGACCGCTTCGAATTCTTTATCGGCGGCCGTGAAATCGGTAACGGCTTCTCCGAGCTGAACGATGCGCAGGATCAGGCTGAGCGTTTCCTGCAGCAGGTGAATGCGAAAGATGCCGGGGATGACGAAGCGATGTTCTACGATGAAGACTACGTGACCGCGCTGGAACATGGCCTGCCGCCAACGGCGGGCCTGGGTATCGGGATTGACCGTATGGTGATGCTGTTCACTAACAGCCACACCATCCGTGATGTGATCCTCTTCCCGGCACTGCGTCCGACCGGCAAGTAA
- a CDS encoding LuxR family transcriptional regulator, protein MENEFYVKSVIKNHLETKLSELGDFTWAYVVLSKNNMSIAAYATNYPDEWVKYYQDNNLQFTDPIVIAALNRLTPFSWNEKITLANESFFSTIFEKAKLYSIINGYTFVLHDYKKNLVTLSLIIDPSKREETERCINLHKGTLDLLLASVHEEYLALISLSKNSEPSPVNENIFTTRENEILYWASVGKTYSETGTILGIKTTTVKFHMSNIVKKLGVINARHAVRLGIELNLVRPVN, encoded by the coding sequence ATGGAAAACGAGTTTTATGTTAAGAGCGTTATTAAAAATCATCTTGAAACTAAATTAAGCGAATTAGGTGATTTTACCTGGGCTTATGTTGTTCTTTCAAAAAACAACATGTCAATTGCTGCTTATGCGACAAATTATCCTGATGAATGGGTGAAGTACTACCAGGATAACAATCTGCAGTTTACCGATCCGATTGTTATTGCCGCATTGAATCGACTGACACCCTTTTCATGGAATGAAAAAATCACCCTGGCCAATGAATCGTTCTTCTCCACTATTTTTGAAAAGGCTAAGCTCTACAGCATAATTAATGGCTATACTTTTGTTTTGCACGACTATAAAAAGAATCTGGTTACGCTGAGTTTGATTATTGATCCCAGTAAAAGAGAAGAGACAGAACGCTGTATTAACCTGCACAAAGGCACCTTAGACCTGCTGCTCGCGTCAGTCCATGAAGAGTATCTGGCGCTCATTTCTCTCTCAAAAAACAGTGAACCCAGCCCCGTCAATGAAAATATATTTACCACACGCGAGAATGAAATTCTCTATTGGGCCAGCGTGGGAAAAACCTATTCAGAAACCGGAACTATTCTGGGGATCAAAACGACAACTGTTAAATTCCACATGTCAAATATTGTCAAAAAACTTGGGGTGATAAACGCAAGGCATGCTGTGCGTCTCGGCATAGAACTCAACCTGGTCAGACCCGTTAATTAG
- a CDS encoding acyl-homoserine-lactone synthase, translating to MLKIYCTDYATLDRKKSEELFMLRKQVFKDRLQWAVNSTDGKENDEFDNENAKYIYGVKDEKIICGSRIIEMRNENMLVKTFSSFFDKVEIPEGNYIESTRFFVDKQRAKVLAGHRLPVTRILFMALINYARQHHYDGVIAVASHPMMQIIKNSGWKITLLETGQSEKDEPVYLVLGHVDEGSQQAMKAAIIKASSLDEEVLNSWPLSGSDF from the coding sequence ATGCTTAAAATTTATTGTACTGATTATGCCACCTTAGATCGTAAGAAATCAGAAGAACTTTTCATGTTAAGAAAACAGGTTTTTAAAGACAGACTGCAGTGGGCTGTCAACTCTACAGATGGAAAGGAAAATGATGAGTTTGATAATGAAAACGCTAAATATATTTATGGCGTAAAAGATGAAAAGATAATTTGTGGGAGTCGAATCATTGAAATGAGAAATGAAAATATGCTGGTTAAAACCTTCTCCTCTTTTTTTGATAAAGTTGAGATACCCGAAGGGAACTATATTGAATCAACCCGCTTTTTCGTTGATAAACAGAGGGCTAAAGTTTTAGCCGGTCACCGTCTTCCTGTAACCAGGATATTATTTATGGCACTGATAAACTATGCCCGGCAGCATCATTACGATGGTGTTATTGCCGTGGCCAGTCATCCTATGATGCAAATTATAAAGAATTCTGGCTGGAAAATTACCCTACTGGAAACGGGACAATCTGAAAAGGATGAGCCGGTGTATCTGGTGCTGGGGCATGTTGATGAAGGCAGTCAGCAGGCAATGAAGGCTGCGATCATTAAAGCAAGCAGCCTGGATGAAGAGGTCTTAAATAGCTGGCCATTGTCTGGTTCAGATTTTTAA
- the prfB gene encoding peptide chain release factor 2 (programmed frameshift), with protein MFEINPVKNRIQDLSERSGVLRGYLDYDAKKERLEEVNAELEQPDVWNEPERAQALGKERSSLEAIVETLDQMEQGLEDVSGLLELAVEADDEETFNEAVAELDLLDKKLGELEFRRMFSGEYDSADCYIDIQAGSGGTEAQDWAGMLVRMYLRWAEAKGFKTEVIEESEGEVAGTKSATLRIMGDYAFGWLRTETGVHRLVRKSPFDSGGRRHTSFSSAFVYPEVDDDIDIEINPADLRIDVYRASGAGGQHVNRTESAVRITHIPTNTVTQCQNDRSQHKNKDQAMKQMKAKLYELEMQKKNAEKQSLEDNKSDIGWGSQIRSYVLDDSRIKDLRTGVETRNTQAVLDGDLDRFIEASLKAGL; from the exons ATGTTTGAAATTAATCCGGTAAAGAACCGAATTCAGGATCTCTCTGAGCGCAGTGGCGTTCTCAGGGGGTATCTT GACTACGATGCCAAGAAAGAACGTTTAGAAGAAGTTAACGCCGAGCTGGAACAGCCGGACGTCTGGAACGAGCCTGAGCGCGCCCAGGCGCTGGGCAAAGAGCGCTCCTCGCTGGAAGCGATCGTCGAAACGCTGGATCAGATGGAGCAGGGGCTGGAAGATGTCTCTGGCCTGCTTGAGCTGGCCGTTGAAGCTGACGATGAAGAGACCTTCAACGAAGCGGTCGCTGAACTCGACCTGCTGGACAAAAAGCTGGGTGAGCTGGAGTTCCGCCGCATGTTCTCCGGCGAGTATGACAGCGCCGACTGCTATATCGACATTCAGGCCGGTTCCGGCGGCACCGAAGCCCAGGACTGGGCGGGCATGCTGGTACGTATGTACCTGCGCTGGGCAGAAGCGAAAGGCTTTAAAACGGAAGTGATTGAAGAGTCCGAAGGCGAAGTGGCCGGCACCAAATCCGCCACGCTGCGCATTATGGGCGATTATGCGTTTGGCTGGCTGCGCACCGAAACCGGCGTTCACCGGCTGGTACGTAAAAGTCCGTTTGACTCCGGCGGCCGCCGTCATACCTCCTTCAGCTCCGCGTTTGTTTACCCGGAAGTGGATGACGATATTGATATCGAAATCAACCCGGCGGATCTGCGTATTGACGTTTACCGTGCTTCGGGCGCGGGTGGTCAGCACGTTAACCGGACCGAGTCGGCGGTGCGTATTACCCACATTCCGACCAATACCGTGACGCAGTGCCAGAACGACCGCTCTCAGCATAAAAACAAAGACCAGGCGATGAAGCAGATGAAGGCGAAGCTGTATGAGCTGGAAATGCAGAAGAAAAATGCTGAGAAACAGTCGCTGGAAGATAACAAATCTGATATCGGCTGGGGAAGCCAGATCCGCTCCTACGTGCTGGATGACTCCCGTATCAAAGATTTGCGTACCGGTGTAGAGACCCGCAACACCCAGGCGGTGCTGGATGGCGATCTGGACCGTTTTATTGAAGCCAGCTTGAAAGCCGGTCTATAA
- a CDS encoding serine protease, with the protein MRRAICLLALLVGGCSVGKYEYSQEAEKRVDMTVTGIPTVLGVGTLGTTIPLTPDYSLTAAHVAKFSLYRVKSYHPECDLAVVYHKNGNVAPPHFRNGHIGDKINLYGYSFISAMPVASSGTNLVNTGLKNDWNKVSCVVVASDAGVVKGMSGGAVYNASDDSIGGVIVGYSSRINDLKSGKLLYKDVSLYVPYGRFKTWLDEAIKS; encoded by the coding sequence ATGCGACGTGCTATCTGCCTGCTGGCCCTGCTCGTGGGCGGCTGTTCAGTGGGAAAATATGAGTACAGCCAGGAAGCGGAAAAGCGCGTAGATATGACGGTGACGGGTATTCCTACGGTACTTGGCGTGGGCACGCTGGGCACCACTATTCCGCTCACGCCTGACTACAGCCTGACCGCCGCGCACGTAGCAAAGTTCTCCCTCTATCGCGTTAAATCTTACCATCCTGAATGCGATCTGGCGGTGGTTTACCACAAGAACGGCAACGTCGCGCCGCCGCATTTCCGCAACGGTCATATCGGCGATAAGATCAATCTTTATGGCTACAGCTTTATCTCCGCGATGCCCGTGGCGTCCAGCGGCACCAATCTGGTGAATACCGGGCTGAAGAACGACTGGAATAAGGTGAGCTGCGTAGTGGTGGCCTCTGACGCGGGCGTGGTAAAAGGCATGTCCGGCGGCGCGGTTTATAACGCTTCCGATGATTCCATCGGCGGCGTTATTGTGGGTTACTCAAGCCGCATCAACGATTTGAAATCGGGCAAGCTGCTCTATAAAGATGTTTCTCTGTACGTGCCCTACGGCCGATTCAAAACGTGGCTGGATGAGGCGATCAAATCCTGA